Proteins from a genomic interval of Colletotrichum higginsianum IMI 349063 chromosome 6, whole genome shotgun sequence:
- a CDS encoding FAD-binding domain-containing protein, which translates to MAAVDHPVTNPDEGVQYLTEDEINSFLDDLDHNDDGYIDYAEVEAKLDAAHDELAPEHQAKPHHVIRRKEQPNDFSSSQHSRDDNRLRHEFLRTIMGLPGSDPGTTSDPAADERSRSHRIPRDDFAARVREWKIPSLKQDKDSEDSQRDYIRHLRLSRRLRAYWAVHGPEIAFLALVAACILAFGVWQCVKYVTQTQYRAAFGWGVVMAKTSAGLLYMTFFFLLLSMSRYFSTWMRRSYYVSRFVNWDLSQSFHIKISIAALVFATLHAIGHLTGSFYHASRSANRDRVADVLGGPDNVPGPYAAYVRTLPGITGITALSSFYILALLSLPKVRNWNYEVFQLGHLLMYPIIGLMMAHGTAHLLQWPMFGYFLAFPTLLVLVERLVRVGTGFHKIRATLKVLDGETVEITATIPSERIWKYQAGQYVFLQVPQLSTFQWHPFTVSICRGREFQLHIKTDGNWTKKLRDLGGDSGTAEIDVGINGPFGAPAQRFYDFSHTVIVGSGIGVTPFSGILADLQARDDEEHGGPTQDHGRQRGGQHRHDSDTTVTAEKKPSSGSNMTDGNTKDDSPERKDSEATAAPDANDPTKLPNPSESFVFAPDYRRVDFHWTVRDRNYLLWIADLLNSVSRSQEWHRAHEGGGQHLDVRISTHVTQKRRDLVTHVYRWLLEMHRTEEHPESPLTGLLNPTHFGRPDFDAILDRHYEDMRRFRASKRRKMNAGAIKGEGLNGEEEEDEKKEKKKNGDGGRDADAGGEGGAARREVEEEDEELKVGVFYCGAPVVGEILADKCRQLTVRGRHDGSKIEYHFMIEVFG; encoded by the coding sequence ATGGCTGCCGTTGACCACCCCGTCACAAACCCCGACGAGGGAGTCCAGTACCTCACCGAAGACGAGATCAACTCCttccttgacgacctcgaccacaacgacgacggctaCATAGACtacgccgaggtcgaagccAAGCTCGACGCTGCTcacgacgagctcgccccCGAGCACCAGGCCAAGCCGCACCACGTCATCCGAAGAAAGGAACAGCCCAACGACTTCTCCTCGTCGCAGCACTCGCGCGACGACAACCGCCTGCGCCATGAGTTCCTCCGCACCATTATGGGCCTGCCCGGCTCCGACCCGGGCACCACCTcggacccggccgccgacgagcggAGCCGGTCCCACCGCATCCCGCGCGACGActtcgccgcccgcgtccgTGAATGGAAGATCCCCTCCTTGAAACAGGACAAGGACTCGGAGGACTCCCAGCGGGACTACATCCGCCACCTGCGCCTCTCGCGCCGCCTGCGCGCCTACTGGGCTGTCCACGGGCCCGAGatcgccttcctcgccctcgtcgccgcctgcATCCTCGCCTTCGGCGTCTGGCAATGCGTCAAGTACGTCACCCAGACCCAGTACCGCGCCGCCTTCGGCTGGGGCGTCGTCATGGCCAAGACCTCGGCCGGCCTGTTGTACatgaccttcttcttcctgctgctCAGCATGTCGCGCTACTTCTCCACCTGGATGCGCCGCTCCTACTACGTCTCGCGCTTCGTCAACTGGGACCTCAGCCAGTCTTTCCACATCAAgatctccatcgccgccctcgttTTCGCCACCCTTCACGCCATTGGCCACCTGACGGGCTCCTTCTACCATGCCAGCCGGTCCGCCAACCGGGaccgcgtcgccgacgtcctcggcggcccgGACAATGTGCCCGGGCCTTACGCCGCCTACGTCCGCACCCTGCCGGGCATCACCGGCATCACGGCGCTCTCCTCCTTCTACATCCTCGCCCTGCTGAGCCTGCCCAAGGTGCGCAACTGGAACTACGAGGTCTTCCAGCTCGGCCACCTGCTTATGTACCCCATCATCGGCCTCATGATGGCCCACGGCACCGCCCACCTGCTGCAGTGGCCCATGTTCGGCTACTTCCTCGCCTTCCCGacccttctcgtcctcgtcgagcgcctcgtccgcgtcggcACGGGTTTCCACAAGATCAGGGCCACCCTCAaggtgctcgacggcgagacggTCGAGATCACCGCCACCATCCCGAGCGAGCGCATCTGGAAGTACCAGGCCGGCCAGTACGTCTTCCTGCAGGTGCCGCAGCTCAGCACCTTCCAGTGGCACCCCTTCACCGTGTCCATCTGCCGGGGCCGCGAGTTCCAGCTGCACATCAAGACGGACGGCAACTGGACGAAGAAGCTCCGcgacctgggcggcgactcgggcaccgccgagatcgacgtCGGCATCAACGGGCCCTTTGGCGCGCCGGCCCAGCGCTTCTACGACTTCAGCcacaccgtcatcgtcgggTCGGGTATCGGCGTGACCCCGTTCTCGGGCATCCTCGCGGACCTGCAGGcgcgcgacgacgaggagcacgGCGGGCCGACGCAAGATCATGGCCGCCAGCGCGGAGGCCAGCACCGTCACGACTCGGACACGACCGTcacggcggagaagaagccgtcgtcggggagTAACATGACGGACGGAAACACGAAAGACGACAGCCCCGAGCGCAAGGACTCCGAGGCAACCGCAGCGCCCGACGCCAACGACCCCACGAAGCTGCCCAACCCCTCCGAGTCCTTCGTCTTCGCGCCCGACTACCGCCGCGTCGACTTCCACTGGACGGTGCGCGACCGCAACTACCTCCTCTGGATCGCCGACCTGCTCAACTCGGTCTCGCGCAGCCAGGAATGGCACCGCGCgcacgagggcggcggccagcacCTCGACGTGCGCATCTCGACGCACGTCACGCAGAAGCGCCGCGATCTCGTCACGCACGTCTACCGCTGGCTGCTCGAGATGCACCGCACCGAAGAGCACCCGGAGAGCCCGCTGACGGGGCTGCTGAACCCGACGCACTTTGGCCGGCCCGACTtcgacgccatcctcgaccgGCACTACGAGGACATGCGGCGATTCCGCGCGAGCAAGCGGAGGAAGATGAATGCGGGCGCCATCAAGGGGGAGGGTCTGaacggggaggaggaggaggatgagaagaaggagaagaagaagaacgggGATGGGGGCCGGGACgcggatgccggcggcgagggtgggGCCGCCAGGCGcgaggtcgaagaggaggacgaggagctcaaggtcGGCGTGTTCTACTGCGGAGCGCCGGTCGTCGGGGAGATCCTGGCGGACAAGTGCCGGCAGCTCACGGTGCGTGGGCGGCACGACGGGAGCAAGATCGAGTACCACTTCATGATCGAGGTCTTTGGGTAA
- a CDS encoding Orp1 like protein, which produces MDVTSLLNAAAGKKPLIRDNSENTTTTSSVLVFDGQKQQQQHHNTTSSPEKTASFRRTSDARASRNRTPWDAGGYSLPLALDTKLSITQSKPTAYYGESDVDQTASSSSYDVPSSSCHSRASSLSSLAHEMAHSANITPMTSSHHGRTSISGDSDAQLTARPNLPREDDGQQHVTGGFPKSPKHKFSDSHSSLSSYTSSNQSGGHSRISSLSTVSGIQPFTSLLNEVPAFDAKLADQQQNMPGPGVVDIQPPSPRTMAHHELALDPAMKGPGRPGSPSDAILITRGMGGSNRSSPTDGLSPHSKQQQDNLNYLSLPQDNSHPRTHKRTVSAPDFAAISAPTFQPFPSVSETAPFPPQQQSYGMSPPQSPPATAANDEIKCMYIENCDTGSQPRKAISHIFGRNKLCTRMIPAHVWVHFCRKHYQRSRYRNAHEYSKLQVDLVQKQIARVQQWSDENDRAGKAGVVNSWSLAIRKREQKRLEDKKESKKRSYQDDSEDEQLDGAMLNGTAVPEWLLNKCGAGYTTVAIQEIVAQLKTEIDNGGLSQIPDIEILPTISSDGPDEKPKTYLKRKTSGGAAHKRSQSMGVALRPEALPMTRRVSQPNAYWGQEGFDATSFEKRQRMTDMEAGFYGDRNAIPGMARVPSGMRRMNIPHRPAFGNIRENHPEEDYYRQPQMASGPFVFGAGGPQGGPLPAPTPQRRGSKSMASHLETSTTVPTYPDPRRAFHQRSQSEMTGFHQGQAPTYRPNSSSGFGPYGYGPSPVEQPQDQYNGAYARHDNPFAQAAQPNYYEDPQRQYSYGAPSFQPNPTPRLGPSGPNRHARHQSTPNAPGAMNRAPSAHGFAVGTGMAPRHDQQQGYDRPPSEQSRHSSYATPPMQSMQPMQPMQPMQPMQPMPDGARH; this is translated from the exons ATGGACGTGACATCACTACTGAACGCAGCGGCGGGAAAAAAGCCCCTTATTCGGGATAACTCTGAAAACACCACCACTACCTCTTCTGTACTTGTCTTTGACGGCCAGaaacagcaacagcaacaccacAACACGACATCATCCCCTGAGAAGACAGCTTCCTTCAGGCGGACAAGCGACGCTAGAGCATCGAGGAACCGCACGCCATGGGATGCGGGCGGTTACTCTCTTCCACTAGCTCTTGACACGAAACTCTCCATTACCCAATCCAAGCCTACCGCCTACTACGGCGAATCCGACGTGGACcagacggcctcgtcgagttcCTACGACGTCCCCTCTTCGAGCTGCCATTCGAGGGCCAGCTCTCTCAGCTCTCTAGCACACGAGATGGCGCATTCCGCCAATATTACCCCGATGACGAGCTCACATCATGGCCG GACTAGCATATCGGGAGACTCGGATGCTCAATTAACGGCCAG GCCAAACTTGCCGCGTGAAGACGATGGCCAGCAACATGTCACGGGAGGATTCCCCAAGTCCCCCAAGCACAAGTTCTCAGACAGCCACAGCAGCTTGTCTTCGTACACCTCGTCCAACCAGTCCGGGGGCCATTCCAGAATATCCTCCTTGTCTACCGTTAGCGGTATTCAACCCTTCACCTCGCTGCTCAACGAGGTCCCGGCGTTCGACGCCAAGCTGGCGGACCAGCAACAGAACATGCCCGGCCCGGGCGTGGTCGACAtccagccgccgtcgccgaggacgatggcgCATCACGAGCTGGCGCTGGATCCCGCGATGAAGGGGCCGGGGAGGCCGGGGAGCCCGTCAGATGCGATACTGATAACGCGGGGTATGGGCGGTAGTAATCGATCCAGTCCAACGGACGGTCTGAG CCCTCACTCAAAGCAACAACAAGACAACCTCAATTATCTTTCTCTTCCCCAGGATAACTCCCACCCAAGGACTCACAAGCGAACTGTTTCCGCTCCGgacttcgccgccatctccgCACCTACCTTCCAACCCTTCCCTTCGGTGTCAGAAACAGCACCCTTCCCTCCGCAACAGCAATCCTACGGCATGTCTCCCCCCCAGTCTCCcccggccacggccgccaacgacgagatTAAGTGTATGTACATCGAGAACTGCGACACTGGATCCCAGCCGCGCAAGGCCATTTCCCACATCTTTGGCCGCAACAAGCTCTGCACCCGCATGATCCCCGCCCACGTCTGGGTTCACTTCTGCCGCAAGCACTACCAGCGCAGTCGCTACCGCAACGCCCACGAGTACTCGAAGCTCCAGGTCGACCTCGTGCAAAAGCAGATCGCCCGGGTTCAGCAGTGGAGCGACGAGAACGACCGCGCCGGCAAGGCAGGCGTGGTCAACAGCTGGTCGCTCGCCATCCGCAAGCGCGAGCAGAAGAGATtggaggacaagaaggaaTCCAAGAAGCGCTCTTACCAGGACGACTCGGAGGACGAGCAGCTTGACGGTGCTATGCTCAACGGCACTGCTGTCCCCGAGTGGCTCCTCAACAAGTGCGGTGCCGGCTACACCACGGTTGCCATCCAGGAGATTGTCGCCCAGTTAAAGACGGAGATCGACAATGGCGGCCTCAGCCAGATCCCCGATATCGAGATCCTCCCCACTATAAGCAGCGACGGCCCCGAcgagaagcccaagacgTACCTCAAGCGCAAGAcgagcggcggcgcggcaCATAAGCGCTCGCAGTCGATGGGCGTCGCCCTGCGACCCGAGGCTCTCCCCATGACCAGACGTGTTAGCCAGCCCAACGCATACTGGGGCCAAGAAGGTTTCGACGCCACCTCCTTTGAGAAGCGCCAGCGCATGACTGACATGGAAGCTGGCTTTTATGGAGACCGCAACGCCATCCCCGGCATGGCCAGAGTCCCCTCGGGCATGCGCCGCATGAACATCCCTCACCGTCCCGCCTTTGGCAACATCCGCGAGAACCACCCCGAGGAGGACTACTATCGTCAGCCTCAGATGGCCTCCGGCCCCTTCGTCTTCGGGGCCGGCGGTCCACAGGGTGGTCCCCTCCCGGCGCCCACTCCCCAGCGTCGCGGCAGCAAGTCCATGGCTTCTCATCTCGAGACCTCGACCACCGTGCCCACATACCCCGACCCCCGTCGCGCCTTCCACCAACGATCCCAGAGCGAGATGACCGGCTTCCACCAGGGACAGGCTCCCACCTACCGGCCCAACTCATCTTCAGGCTTCGGCCCCTACGGATACGGCCCCAGCCCCGTCGAGCAGCCGCAGGACCAGTACAATGGCGCATACGCCCGTCATGACAACCCTTTCGCCCAGGCCGCTCAGCCGAACTACTACGAGGACCCCCAGCGACAGTACTCTTACGGCGCTCCTTCGTTTCAGCCCAACCCGACACCTCGTCTAGGACCTAGTGGCCCCAACAGACACGCTCGTCACCAGAGCACCCCGAACGCGCCCGGTGCTATGAACCGCGCTCCTTCCGCGCACGGCTTTGCAGTTGGCACGGGCATGGCTCCGCGTCACGACCAGCAGCAGGGCTATGACCGACCTCCCTCGGAGCAGTCGCGTCACTCTTCGTATGCCACTCCGCCCATGCAGTCGATGCAGCCCATGCAACCTATGCAGCCCATGCAGCCCATGCAGCCCATGCCTGATGGCGCCCGTCATTGA
- a CDS encoding 5-hydroxyisourate hydrolase has translation MASPAKDRITCHVLDTSKGRPAKGIRVYLSTTTATASGPGTLREFESLTDDDGRVHTWLPFSPATASGEVPVYTLEDVLGAAPGPSSRWTLRFDTAAYFGGDDETFFPEAVVVFTVREGQHYHVPLLLSPYSYTTYRGS, from the coding sequence ATGGCATCCCCCGCAAAGGACCGCATAACCTGCCATGTCCTCGACACCTCCAAAGGCCGCCCCGCAAAGGGCATCCGCGTCTACctctccaccaccaccgccaccgcctcgggCCCGGGCACCCTCCGCGAATTCGAGTccctcaccgacgacgacggccgcgtgCACACCTGgctccccttctcccccgccaccgcctcgggAGAGGTCCCCGTCTACACCCTCGAGgatgtcctcggcgccgccccggGCCCCTCGTCGCGCTGGACCCTGCGCTTCGACACGGCCGCCTactttggcggcgacgacgagaccttcttccccgaggccgtcgtcgtcttcaccgTCCGCGAGGGCCAGCACTACCAcgtgccgctgctgctgagccCCTACAGCTACACCACCTACCGGGGCAgctag
- a CDS encoding Glycosyltransferase family 28 domain-containing protein, which yields MSFAANKFDAGAPGASSADPAPPMRLNIVVLFMGSRGDLQPSLAVATLLQRRHGHRVRVASHPPYRAAIEAAGVEFRSIGRTDIKTMMERRLLPREELNKLVPVIKEEFREMGERWWAACVDGPDEEVDGDFDSDEVTFVADLVVSTMLPYNQTSAAALLGVPLHLFGMNPRIYSKEVPHSQAGWALKNPSRAKNALSWWFQDLIFLQTMKSVINDVRVNRMGLEPMSPAWWLSQYNRMGVPCTYLWSPRLLPRPTDWPDNVDVAGFVFAGVPEGYVPPAELVAFLEAEATPPVYVGFGSMSFANAQGVFEGIVEALERVGVRAVVARGWANLEGLNGPAEHVFVVDDAPHAWLFPRVRAVVCHGGSGTTAMALRSGRPTLVVPVAGDQPLWASRVVSVGCGPDAGFGMAEITGERFEKALRELLEPQYAAAAERLAEGLKGERPGEEVCVERILETLSVYEREGRCLVYGGRPAVWKTDGGERLSAVAAHVLVDNGRVRRGELRALNLVKWPDLVSPGDPVSGLFLGLGQVFGSVAENGKRGHIGKMGLHILRAPLTVLASVPFGLFNLLDFVLYKLASPFKPKLYASNPRLYTYAQMLSFLVSAPLVELISTVTQPPVLARRHRGAARVVLEVPLGIARTLLVSLNVVVGFVGITLRHLEIACARAMGERPRGDVVAEARVRLGRAEAEALPVEGAETGRDLVGDIVRRWDERKRA from the exons ATGAGCTTCGCCGCCAACAAgttcgacgccggcgcgcccGGCGCTTCATCCGCCGACCCGGCACCCCCAATGCGTCTcaacatcgtcgtcctcttcatGGGTTCGCGCGGCGACCTTCAGCCGTCGCTAGCGGTCGCCACTCTTCTCCAGCGGCGGCACGGCCACCGCGTGCGCGTTGCGAGCCACCCGCCGTACCGGGCCGCCatcgaagccgccggcgtaGAATTCCGCTCCATCGGCCGGACGGACATTAAAACCATGATGGAGAGGCGGCTGCTGCCGCGCGAGGAACTGAATAAGCTCGTGCCAGTCATCAAGGAGGAGTTTCGCGAGATGGGAGAGAGGTGGTGGGCGGCCTGCGTCGACGGGCCCGACGAAGAGGTGGATGGCGATTTTGACAGCGATGAAGTAACGTTCGTGGCGGACCTGGTTGTTTCGACGATGCTTCCATACAACCAGACatctgcggcggcgttgctAGGGGTGCCGCTGCATCTGTTCGGAATGAACCCGCGGATCTACTCGAAGGAGGTGCCGCATTCGCAAGCCGGGTGGGCATTGAAGAATCCGAGCCGGGCGAAGAATGCCTTGTCGTGGTGGTTTCAAGACCTGAT ATTCCTGCAGACGATGAAATCCGTCATCAACGACGTCCGAGTCAACCGCATGGGCCTCGAGCCCATGTCCCCGGCCTGGTGGCTGAGCCAGTACAACCGGATGGGCGTCCCCTGCACATACCTGTGGTCGCCGCGGCTGCTTCCTCGGCCGACGGACTGGCCGGACAATGTTGACGTCGCGGGGttcgtcttcgccggcgtGCCGGAGGGGTAcgtgccgccggcggagcTGGTCGcgttcctcgaggccgaggcgacgcCACCGGTGTATGTCGGATTCGGGAGTATGTCCTTCGCGAACGCGCAGGGCGTATTTGAGGGCATTGTCGAGGCGTTGGAGAGGGTGGGTGTAAGGGCCGTGGTGGCGCGGGGGTGGGCGAACCTGGAAGGGCTGAACGGGCCCGCAGAGCACGTCTttgtcgtcgatgatgcgccgcaCGCGTGGCTTTTCCCGCGGGTCAGGGCCGTGGTGTGTCACGGCGGCAGTGGtacgacggcgatggcgctgcGAAGCGGGCGGCCTACGCTCGTGGTGCCGGTCGCTGGGGACCAGCCGCTCTGGGCGTCGCGGGTGGTGTCTGTTGGGTGCGGGCCGGACGCCGGTTTCGGCATGGCCGAGATCACTGGGGAGAGATTCGAGAAGGCGCTTAGGGAGTTGCTGGAGCCCCAGTAcgcggctgcggcggagAGGCTCGCGGAGGGTCTGAAGGGGGAGAGACCCGGGGAAGAGGTTTGCGTTGAGAGGATTCTAGAGACGTTGAGTGTGTATGAGCGGGAGGGGAGGTGTCTCGTCTACGGTGGACGGCCTGCGGTTTGGAAGACGGACGGTGGGGAGAGGTTGTCTGCTGTCGCGGCGCATGTTCTCGTGGATAATGGGCGGGTGAGAAGGGGGGAACTGAGGGCGTTGAATCTGGTCAAGTGGCCCGACTTGGTGAGCCCTGGCGACCCGGTCTCGGGCTTGTTTCTGGGGCTGGGGCAGGTTTTCGGGAGTGTAGCAGAGAATGGCAAGAGAGGGCACATTGGGAAGATGGGGCTTCACATTCTGAGAG CACCCCTGACGGTCCTCGCCTCCGTACCCTTCGGCCTGTTCAACCTGCTCGACTTCGTTCTCTACAAGCTCGCGTCTCCGTTCAAGCCGAAGCTTTACGCGAGCAACCCGCGGCTGTACACATACGCGCAGATGCTCTCCTTCCTCGTCTCGGCGCCGCTCGTCGAGCTCATTTCCACCGTCACCCAGCCGCCGGTCTTGGCGCGCAGACACCGGGGGGCGGCGCGGGTGGTCCTCGAAGTCCCGTTGGGGATCGCGAGGACTCTGCTGGTCTCATTGAATGTCGTTGTCGGGTTCGTGGGCATCACGCTGCGCCATCTGGAGATTGCGTGTGCGAGGGCGATGGGAGAGAGGCCGAGGGGGGATGTtgtggccgaggcgagggTGAGGCTGGGACGGGCAGAGGCGGAGGCTTTGCCTGTCGAGGGGGCCGAGACGGGGAGGGACTTGGTTGGGGATATCGTCAGGCGTTGGGatgagaggaagagggctTGA
- a CDS encoding Formyl transferase encodes MTWLALRPAAFARAPPFGLTCRPGLRPYSAAAAAAGVSDPLRILFCGSDDFSCAALDALDAERRRNPGLIESLDVVVRPGKLSGRGMKKIREVPLKSLAEKLELPIHERDTFTGWQPPKGINLIVAVSFGLFVPPRLLNQAKYGGLNLHPSFLPDFRGPAPLQHTLLQRRTHTGVTLQTLHPKSFDHGAVVSYTPPIPIPENCTTRDLHDLVTPLAAETLVDSLRRGLHVPPVNDIGWRPTPEELAQQPLTHAPKVTSHDRQMDWRSWSADEVLLRRRVLGPVWCAAFHHDSQTVKRVQFGDAEVVERPHLMKQYQQRCVLRRENKLASDDFPDEVRDVRMVSWVWMPRGKTEEPESWELSFTPYFLDEDGKSILIATPGGEGCLKLSTVTVEGGRPRAAAAVVGDFSEVVKDEDDGHGPGQKGSDWLSWVGTAIVALILGG; translated from the exons ATGACGTGGCTGGCCCTCCGACCAGCAGCCTTTGCGCGGGCCCCCCCCTTCGGCCTGACGTGCCGGCCGGGCCTGCGACCCTactcggccgcggccgcagccgccggcgtctcGGACCCGCTCCGGATCCTGTTCTGCGGCTCCGATGACTTCAGCTGCGCGGCGCTGGACGCGCTGGACGCCGAGAGGAGGCGGAACCCGGGGCTGATCGAGtcgctcgacgtcgtcgtccggccCGGCAAGCTTTCGGGGAGAGGCATGAAGAAGATTCGCGAGG TACCATTGAAGAGtctcgccgagaagctcgagcTGCCGATTCATGAGAGGGACACATTCACCGGGTGGCAG CCACCGAAAGGCATCAACCTCATTGTCGCCGTGTCCTTTGGTCTCTTCGTACCCCCGAGGCTGCTCAACCAGGCCAAGTACGGCGGGCTCAACCTCCACCCGTCCTTCCTCCCAGA CTTCCGCGGCCCTGCACCGCTCCAGCACACGCTCCTCCAGCGCCGCACCCACACGGGCGTCACTCTTCAGACGCTTCACCCCAAATCCTTCGaccacggcgccgtcgtctcctACACGCcgcccatccccatcccggAGAACTGCACGACGCGGGACCTGCACGACCTCGTCACCCCGCTCGCCGCTGAGACCCTCGTCGACAGTCTGCGGAGGGGGCTGCACGTGCCCCCCGTCAACGACATCGGCTGGCGGCCCACCCCGGAGGAGTTGGCGCAGCAGCCGCTCACCCACGCGCCCAAGGTGACGAGCCACGACCGCCAGATGGACTGGCGGTCGTGgtccgccgacgaggtcctgcTGCGCCGGCGCGTGCTGGGGCCCGTCTGGTGCGCGGCCTTCCACCACGACAGCCAGACGGTCAAGAGGGTCCAgttcggcgacgccgaggtcgtcgagcgGCCGCACCTGATGAAGCAGTACCAGCAGCGGTGCGTCCTGCGCAGGGAGAACAAGCTCGCGAGCGACGACTTCCCCGACGAGGTCCGGGACGTCAGGATGGTCTCGTGGGTGTGGATGCCGCGGGGCAAGACGGAGGAACCCGAGTCGTGGGAGCTCAGCTTCACGCCGTActtcctggacgaggacggcaagagCATCCTGATCGCCAcccccggcggcgaaggctGCCTCAAGCTGTCGACCGTCACGGTCGAGGgcgggcggccgagggcggcggccgcggtggTTGGGGACTTCagcgaggtcgtcaaggatgaggacgacggccacgGGCCGGGCCAGAAGGGGAGCGACTGGCTGTCGTGGGTCGGGACGGCTATCGTGGCGCTCATCCTGGGCGGTTAG